A genomic region of Colletotrichum destructivum chromosome 1, complete sequence contains the following coding sequences:
- a CDS encoding Putative FAD/NAD(P)-binding domain superfamily, with protein MSTRIFAVLLSLSLVAATFTKVTNVIERDVVILGGGASGAHAAAQLHKFDKTVAVVEKQRRLGGHVGSFDDPQTGKLYDYGVNSYTDYGAARAFFARFNIEVQGPVRSPLISTYADFNTGRITNLSMPSSNETTAALKRYLVICEEYEPMISPSYANFPNTTADIPEDLTLNFSEFVKKHNLSAAVPRIFQVTGLGMGNLANQTTLYVMQAFGADLARSLLGEVSSFVPVSRRKQDLYDAIAELLGNDVFLSSVAVRTNRTRKGVEVEVRGPNGQQTLIIAKKLLIAFEPTLSNLEGIDIDDTEKAVFSKWEWSNVYVGVVSHPSLPKGYSLANQDPSNWLSLPGTPSVGRFDHLGDGYFRVLVTGPPGYNSCEAKSLINKSFERLARAGTIPSLGTKRLEYVAWSDHGPMHLRVSGSEVRGGHITEQYRLQGHKSTYYTGGAWSGQFTTVLWEYNNQVVLPRLLDTL; from the exons ATGTCTACGCGTATCTTCGCTGTTCTCCTTTCCTTGTCCCTCGTGGCAGCGACCTTCACGAAGGTTACGAACGTCATCGAAAGGGATGTCGTGATTCTTGGTGGCGGTGCTTCCGGCGCCCATGCCGCTGCCCAACTCCACAAGTTTGATAAGACTGTCGCCGTTGTAGAGAAACAACGTCGCCTT GGTGGCCATGTTGGATCATTCGACGACCCTCAAACTGGCAAACTGTACGACTACGGCGTCAACTCATACACCGACTatggcgccgcccgcgccttTTTCGCACGATTCAATATAGAAGTCCAGGGTCCGGTCCGTTCGCCCCTTATATCCACGTATGCCGACTTCAACACGGGCCGCATCACGAATCTTTCGATGCCATCCTCGAACGAAACCACGGCCGCTCTTAAAAGATACCTTGTCATCTGCGAAGAGTACGAGCCAATGATCAGTCCTTCCTACGCCAACTTTCCGAACACCACTGCCGATATTCCGGAGGACTTGACGCTGAATTTCTCGGAATTTGTCAAGAAGCACAACCTTTCCGCTGCGGTCCCGCGCATCTTTCAGGTCACAGGTCTAGGGATGGGCAACCTTGCCAACCAGACGACCCTGTACGTGATGCAGGCCTTCGGCGCCGACCTTGCCCGCTCTCTTCTGGGAGAGGTCTCATCCTTCGTGCCCGTTTCTCGGAGGAAGCAGGACCTTTACGACGCTATTGCTGAGCTTCTGGGCAACgacgtcttcctctcttccgTGGCCGTTCGCACTAATCGAACGCGTAAGGGTGTTGAAGTTGAAGTCCGCGGCCCTAACGGACAACAAACTCTGATCATCGCAAAGAAGCTCCTCATTGCCTTCGAGCCCACCCTTTCCAATCTTGAAGGgatcgacatcgacgacacAGAGAAGGCCGTTTTTTCCAAATGGGAATGGTCCAACGTCTATGTTGGTGTCGTGTCCCACCCCTCCCTTCCCAAGGGCTACTCACTTGCCAATCAGGACCCCTCCAACTGGCTTTCTCTCCCCGGTACGCCTTCTGTTGGTCGTTTTGACCATCTGGGCGACGGCTACTTTCGCGTGTTGGTCACCGGCCCCCCTGGCTACAACTCCTGCGAAGCGAAGAGCCTGATCAACAAATCCTTCGAGAGGCTCGCCAGGGCCGGCACGATTCCAAGTCTTGGGACAAAGAGGCTTGAGTACGTGGCCTGGTCTGACCATGGCCCCATGCACCTGCGTGTGTCTGGCTCTGAGGTCAGAGGTGGCCACATAACGGAGCAGTACAGGCTGCAGGGCCACAAGAGCACATACTACACAGGTGGCGCTTGGTCTGGACAGTTCACGACTGTGTTGTGGGAGTACAACAATCAAGTTGTTCTGCCCAGATTACTAGACACGCTTTGA